A DNA window from Camelina sativa cultivar DH55 chromosome 17, Cs, whole genome shotgun sequence contains the following coding sequences:
- the LOC104757393 gene encoding cation-chloride cotransporter 1: MDSGDIEEASGNGEEEFRSGPRLGGSKYRPVVAHDRAVVEMSSIDPGSSSSTLKNIKVVAPGDVGANARDRKSPEDGVNGHQKESKLELFGFDSLVNILGLKSMTGEQIPTPSSPRDGEDISITQGHPKPLKMGTMMGVFVPCLQNILGIIYYIRFTWIVGMAGIGQGLVLVLLCGLCTFLTTISLSAIATNGAMKGGGPYYLIGRALGPEVGISIGLCFFLGNAVAGALYVLGAVETFLKAFPAAGIFRETITKVNGTAVAESIQSPNSHDLQIYGIVVTILLCFIVFGGVKMINRVAPAFLVPVLLSIFCIFIGIFLAKTDDPDTGITGLRLKSFKDNWGSAYQMTNDAGIPDPTGGTYWSFNELVGLFFPAVTGIMAGSNRSASLKDTQRSIPVGTLAATLTTTSLYLISVLFFGAVATRNKLLTDRLLTATIAWPFPAIVHVGIILSTLGAALQSLTGAPRLLAAIANDDILPILNYFKVADTSEPHIATLFTAFICIGCVVIGNLDLITPTVTMFYLLCYSGVNLSCFLLDLLDAPSWRPRWKYHHWSLSFVGASLCIVIMFLISWSFTVVAIALASLIYKYVGLKGKAGDWGDGFKSAYFQLALRSLRSLGANQVHPKNWYPIPLVFCRPWGQLPENVPCHPKLADFANCMKKKGRGMSIFVSILDGDYYECAEEAKEACKQLATYIEYKRCEGVAEIVVAPNMTEGFRGIIQTMGLGNLKPNIVVMRYPEIWRRENLTEIPSTFVGIINDCITANKAVVIIKGLDEWPNEYQRQYGTIDLYWIVRDGGLMLLLSQLLLTKESFESCKIQLFCIAEEDSDAEALKADVKKFLYDLRMQAEVIVVTMKSWDIRSEGNSQEDSLGAFDAAQRRISDYLGEIKRQGSNPLLANGKPMVVNEQQVEKFLYTMLKLNSTILSYSRMAAVVLVSLPPPPLNHPAYFYMEYMDLLVENVPRMLIVRGYHRDLVTLFT; the protein is encoded by the exons ATGGATAGCGGCGACATTGAAGAAGCCAGTGGTAATGGCGAAGAGGAATTCAGGTCAGGACCTCGTCTCGGAGGAAGCAAATACAGGCCCGTGGTGGCTCACGATAGAGCCGTTGTTGAGATGTCCTCCATCGATcctggatcttcttcttccaccctcaa GAACATAAAAGTAGTTGCACCAGGAGATGTGGGCGCTAATGCAAGGGATAGGAAAAGTCCAGAAGATGGAGTTAATGGCCATCAGAAGGAATCCAAGCTGGAGTTATTTGGTTTCGATTCTCTTGTGAATATTCTTGGTTTGAAGAG TATGACTGGAGAGCAGATTCCGACACCTTCTAGCCCTAGAGATGGGGAGGATATCTCCATCACGCAAGGGCACCCGAAG CCTCTCAAGATGGGCACAATGATGGGAGTTTTCGTTCCCTGCTTGCAAAACATATTAGGAATTATATACTATATCCGTTTCACATG GATTGTTGGTATGGCTGGTATCGGACAAGGTCTGGTATTGGTATTGCTCTGTGGCTTATGTACATTCTTGACGACGATATCTCTGAGTGCTATTGCAACAAATGGCGCAATGAag GGTGGAGGACCATATTACCTCATTGGTCGCGCTCTTGGTCCAGAAGTTGGGATTAGCATAGGTTTGTGCTTCTTCCTTGGCAATGCAGTTGCTGGAGCTCT GTATGTTTTAGGTGCCGTGGAGACTTTTCTAAAAGCATTCCCTGCTGCTGGGATTTTTAGAG AAACTATCACAAAGGTTAATGGAACAGCAGTTGCCGAATCAATACAAAGCCCGAACTCACATGACTTGCAGATTTATGGAATTGTAGTGACGATCCTTCTTTGCTTCATTGTGTTTGGCGGCGTGAAGATGATCAATCGGGTTGCACCTGCTTTCCTCGTACCCGTTTTGCTCTCTATCTTCTGCATATTCATTGGGATATTTTTGGCAAAGACTGATGACCCTGACA CTGGAATTACGGGCTTAcgtttaaaaagttttaaagataACTGGGGTTCTGCTTATCAAATGACAAATGATGCGGGAATTCCTGATCCAACTGGAGGCACGTACTGGAGCTTCAA TGAGCTGGTGGGTCTATTTTTCCCTGCTGTAACAGGAATTATGGCTGGTTCAAATCGATCAGCTTCCCTGAAAGACACACAAAGATCAATACCTGTTGGAACGTTGGCTGCCACTCTGACCACAACCTCGCTATATTTGATCTCTGTGTTGTTTTTTGGAGCTGTTGCGACCCGTAATAAACTTTTGACTGATAG GCTACTTACTGCTACAATTGCTTGGCCTTTCCCTGCCATTGTTCACGTTGGAATCATCCTTTCAACCTTAGGGGCTGCTCTCCAGAGTTTGACAGGGGCCCCACGGTTACTTGCAGCTATAGCAAATGATGATATTCTCCCCATCCTCAATTATTTTAAAGTTGCAGATACTAGTGAACCTCACATAGCGACGCTTTTCACAGCATTTATCTGCATTGGATGCGTTGTTATTGGAAATCTGGATCTTATCACACCAACTGTGActatgttttatcttttatgCTATTCGGGAGTAAACCTGTCTTGTTTCCTGCTCGATCTTCTTGATGCTCCAAGTTGGCGTCCACGGTGGAAATACCATCATTGGAGCCTTTCCTTTGTTGGAGCCTCACTCTGCATAG TGATCATGTTCTTGATTTCCTGGTCGTTCACTGTGGTTGCCATTGCACTTGCAAGtcttatatacaaatatgttgGCCTAAAAGGAAAGGCCGGGGACTGGGGGGATGGTTTCAAGAGTGCATATTTCCAGTTGGCCCTTCGTAGTCTCAGGTCACTCGGAG CAAATCAAGTGCACCCCAAGAACTGGTATCCAATTCCCCTTGTTTTCTGCAGACCGTGGGGACAGCTCCCAGAAAATGTTCCGTGCCACCCTAAGTTGGCTGATTTTGCGAACTGTATGAAGAAAAAAGGTCGTGGAATGTCGATCTTTGTCTCGATATTAGATGGTGACTACTATGAATGTGCTGAAGAAGCAAAGGAAGCCTGCAAACAACTAGCCACCTACATTGAGTACAAGCGTTGCGAAGGTGTAGCTGAAATCGTTGTAGCACCAAACATGACCGAAGGGTTCCGTGGTATCATCCAGACAATGGGACTAGGAAATCTCAAACCCAACATCGTGGTAATGCGGTACCCTGAGATCTGGCGCAGAGAAAATCTAACAGAGATTCCATCCACATTTGTTGGGATAATCAACGACTGCATAACAGCAAACAAAGCTGTTGTCATCATCAAAGGGTTAGACGAATGGCCAAACGAGTACCAAAGGCAGTATGGAACAATCGACTTGTACTGGATTGTCAGAGATGGTGGTCTCATGCTTCTTCTCTCACAGCTTCTTCTCACGAAAGAAAGCTTTGAAAGCTGCAAAATCCAACTCTTCTGCATAGCTGAAGAGGATTCAGACGCGGAAGCACTCAAAGCAGATGTGAAGAAATTCCTCTACGATCTCAGAATGCAAGCAGAAGTAATTGTCGTCACGATGAAATCATGGGACATAAGATCCGAAGGAAACAGCCAAGAAGATTCATTGGGAGCTTTTGATGCAGCACAGAGACGAATCTCAGATTACCTGGGAGAGATCAAGAGACAGGGATCGAATCCGTTATTGGCAAATGGGAAACCGATGGTGGTGAATGAGCAACAAGTAGAGAAGTTTCTATACACAATGCTGAAATTGAACTCGACCATACTCAGTTACTCGAGGATGGCCGCCGTGGTTCTAGTTAGTCTCCCGCCACCTCCGTTGAACCACCCGGCGTATTTCTACATGGAATATATGGATTTGCTGGTGGAGAATGTGCCAAGGATGTTGATCGTAAGAGGGTACCACAGAGACCTTGTGACTTTGTTTACATAG